The nucleotide window TCACACTGGAGAGGATTGTTCAATAATCaaatctttccctttctttgcacgtacattgtaattacatgttgctttttcttattttgacaACTGTCAACACACGCCATCTAGTGGAGAGAATGTGTCATACCGGTGActctgcagaggcagcagcCGACTGCGTTGGGGGACCAGCTACTGCTGCTGATGCTTTGGGCGGggaagcagctggagcagccggaggagctggagcagagaaATCATCGGACAGAAGCTCAAGAGCAGCAGCCTCATCGATGGATTTCTGCAGGGGGACACGGAAAGCCGCACTGAGCAGAAGGTCCTAACTCCGGGTAGAAGGAACAAAGGGCCCAACCCTGAATACTCCTTCACTGTAGGGTAAATAAATATTCCACTTTTCTCCACATGGATTCAAACCTTCTTAGGTCTAACGTCTGCCTTGGCCTTGGCTTTAGCCTTCTCCATTtcctgaaagaaaagcaaaaccaATCTTAATGCTTGCAAGCAGCCCACGCAGTTTCCAGCAAATTCCTATGTGTAACTGTACAGGTGAAAAGGTGactaatagaaaaaaaatatatcaaggTGGGTTTTGGAATGAACCTGCGCGAACAAATAACTTAAGGTGACAGTTTTACTGGTTACCTGTATGTCTTTTTCTGAGGGCTGGAATTCTGGTGGGAGAGtgtcgtctctctctcctgtctttttcACCTTTTCCTCTACTATTTTCTTCTCCTGAAATTAGTGCAGACACAAGGCATGTTCATGGTTCCTGTGTTCACGGACTAACATGAAGCTGTGTTGCGTTTTCATCTTTGAGCAGCTTGGAAAATAGCCTATGATTCATTGAAATATCAGACACATAAATAAAGTGCAAGTGCAAAGTCAGAATGATGCTTTGGCAAGAGCTGGTCAGAGACAGCAAAATAGCATTGATATCGATAAACATATACTAAAGCCTGTGTGAATCAGCAGGAAATGATTAGAGAACCAGCTGTCTGCTATCTGTGAGTATCTGGGGCGAAAGCCCTGGCAGGTTGCTGGTCTCCCTGCAGGTTGCTGGCTGAAGTGAGAGGCCCACCTTAACAATGTCTTTGACTTGGACAGGGGCGGGCTCGGGGACGGGGGTGGTGTCCATCAGGGTGTCCGATAGAGCATCCAGAGCATCCGTCGTCCCTACAgacaactgacaaaaaaaaatgacaaaaacattacaaacattaagAGGGCAGGTGCACAAATGTTGTGTTGCTACGCTGTTGTTATGAGTTACTACCATGTGATTTCTTCATGTGTGATTGAGACGTGGACGCTGATACTCTGTAAAGTAACCTCACAGCCTTTCAcacaaaagtgtgtgttttggtgttgaGAGCTGGTATTCAATACCACTTAAATATGAGTAGATTATTACTGAAGTTTTATATCTATAATATATAATGACTATATATGTGATTGTTATCGTGTGTGCGgcagtgggcggcagtgtagcatagtggttaaggagcaggactcgtaaccgaaaggttgccggttcgatccctactgctgtacccttgggcaaggtacttaacccacaactgcctcagtaaaatatccagctgtataaatggataacattgtaaagaactgtaacctatgtaagtcgctttggataaaagcgtctgccaaatgaataaatgtaaatgtaaatgtgtgcatgtgtgtgtgcttgtgtatgcgTATTACTGTGACACAAACACTGGGACATTAGGTAATCCTTaagcaattacatttacatttatttatttagcagacgcttttatccaaagcgacttacaaaagtgcatacagtaggtacagcgacagtacggggacaggatgtgtacagttccacaatgagacagttctcagctgagagcaaggtctgtttgaggacgcagtactatcagatttttacaattacagcctaaagggcaactagtacgatatactttcgaacggcaaacttcaacaacttcaaacggcacaatgagcgtcagggttaaggcggcaacaagagacaaaattaaGTGGCGCTTTGGACAGCACATGGCAAGAACTGAATTAGGGAGCTGTTAGTGTTAACAGTGACTCTCAGCACCTGCCGTTCAGCTTGAACTGGAGGGGTTGCAGCAGACTGGACTGAGGGGGCAGCTGCAGAGGCGACGAGATCTCCCACCAGGGCATCCAGAGCAAAGTCTGAGCaagactgagggagagggaggggggggggcaaagagagaaggggagagagagagggagaggaagaggaattAATTAGTCTTGGGAGACATCTCTACAGCATGGGCAGAGAGAAATGCTGTGGCAAGTTATTAATCAATATTAATTACAGTTATAAACACATAACAAATATTAATAAGATAAATGCATATGTGATctattaatatatttcatgttatataaaataaatctaaattataacattttataataatataatgatacAACATatgataatatttcatattttaaaatacccataaaatgcattaaatatgttttatgtcaaATGCCCTGATTAAGCTAATCTTAAAGATAATattgtgatggggggggggggggggtcaagggTCTGCTTGTGTCCTCGGTATGAAATGCATACCTCTGtagggggggcagaggggatgGTGACAGGGGCCTGGACCACAGGGGCAGCTGCAGGGGAGCCGAAATCTCCAGACAGGATGTCCAGAGCCTCTCCTGCGTCCATCGAgggctgaggggagaggggacagagacactgaaggaagcggggggacagagaggtgagACAGGACATTGGTTGTTCTTGTCACTGGCTTTCAAGCTGATTCCATAAATACGCCAATCACTGATTTCGTGGGTGACGCCTTTACAAATTTGATTTGCCTGACATTTGAACCCAGTCGCTTAAGTCCCGGCTTTAATCCCGCTGTCCTGAACCAACTGCCAGTCTGTCTCAATTGGGCCAGCTAATCACCCCTTTCATTTTATACACCGATCAAATCTATCGCTTGACGAGCCACCAGCTGTGTGTAACCCATGTGTCATCCCTGAGCTGTAAAGAGCTTTGTGTTCTGTATAAAAAAATCCTATACAGAGataattattatcattgctgctgttgtagtTAGATAGACTCAGGATCTCATTAAACCAATGACTGCTGTCTAATATGAAGCACCCCCTTCTAGTGAATGAACTAAATGCATCACTCAAAATCAGTtcagtcagacaaaaaaaaactagtcCCTGCTAATTGTCCCCTCTTTTGGTAGTAGGAAGATCTGTAAACCTGTCCTCTTTGAACCTGTCACCTTGAAGATATTAAGTGTCAGTGACACTTTCTCCAGAAAAGGGGACTGGAAAAGAACCTTCAGGTCAGGATGAAATTGCGGAACCTTcattgttttacaaaaaaacttttttgtgcGTTTGTAAACTGCTTTACCTCCTTTTTGGGAGGTGGAAGATCTTTCAGCTTGTCCTCTTTGAATCTGTACTCTGGTGGGATGGagtcctctctttctccaacTCTCacccctttctccttctttagcttctcctcctgcagcaaacacacacaccatagaGGTATTCAGGCCTTCAGACACAtcaaaaaaatttttaaaaactgcttcTTCTCCAAGCAATAAACCCAGACTTCTAAACTCCAAACAGGCCTTCCACTTAAGAAAGGTTATGATGGATCAAACACTCTGACACATGAGACTGCATCAGTACCGTGACAATATCCTCAGGCCGGAGTTTGGGGGGCTCTGGTATAGGTTCCGGGGCACCCAGCGTGTCCCCCAGAGCGCTGAGAGCATCCAGAGACATTTCGGCACCCTGggatgagaaaaaaatacaatgtttttaGCCCCAAAGCCACAGCGATTCCTTGTAATTGTTTTGTATAGGAGCATGTGCTAAATCACCAATGCAAATGTCAGTAGCATgaccactgacacacactcactcaatcCAGCTACACCCTGTGTTTAACGAACTCCAAGCGCTCCGTTAGTGACACGACTAAAAGAAACTCAAGGTGCACTTACCTCATCAGTCTTGACTGCTGGGGCAGGGGCTAcaggggcaggaggagaggtgtggggggCTTTCtacagtcagacagagacaagggggggggggggggtcattgaATGCATATGGCATATGCTTCCTGTGAGCAGTGGTAATGTTGTGTGCCCCCACGACACGAGCATTCTCCGGATGCTCTAAATAATACGACTGAAATGTGCCAGGGCCTCCTTCATTGCTGTGAATGGGCAGCAGTGAGAGTCATTATTATGTGGAGTGAAAGCAGACTGTGCTGCTGGGGTGAAGCTACAGTGCAGAGATGTGTCAAAGTGGAGCGGTGCTATGGGTGAGTGGCTCAGGGGACACACAGTGCTTGGTATGCGACCGCAGTTGGGGTCACAGCACGGCACTCACCTGAGGGGGGGGCTTGGTGGGGGGGCCCACTGGAGCCTGGACAGCAGCTGCTTTTGTGGGGGCGACGAAATCACCTCCCAGGGTTTCAAGAGCCATTAGCTCATCCACTTTTGGCTGatagagagataaagagagaaagtgtgcaagtgggtgagagagtgagagaaagagagagtgtggggggtgggtggggggtgaggtAGAAGCAGTGAGTCAGGAGGTTATAAAACAACATTATATCATTCAACAGAAGTCCCCATATTATCAGgacaaaataaaactataaacaCAAAAGCAGGTCTGGACTTGTTTGGAAGCATTTACTTCAATCACCAATGGAATCAATGGGCCCCTAAATAGCTGCCTTTTGGGTGTAGGAGTTACTGTACCTGCTTAGGGGGAGCTGAGGGGGTGGTAATGGGGGCCTGGACCACAGGGGCAGCTGCAGGAAACCCAAAATCTCCAGATAGGATGTCCAGGGCCTCTCCTGCATCCATCGAgggctgaggggagaggggagagatatTTCGGGAAGGAGGGACAAATACATTGATCCTACAGGTCACTGCCACTCTGAAGTTATCACTTTGTAATGGCACATCAGTGACAGGGGGAATTGTGATGATCTCTCATGGTCAGCATGAAATTTTGACacccaaggtttttttttttcctcaaaaactTTGAACTGTTGTGGATACGCGAGTGGCATTACCTCCTTTTTGGGAGGAGGCAGATCTTTCAGCTTGTCCTCTTTGAACCTGTACTCTGGCGGGAtggagtcctctctctctccaactctcactcccttctctttctttagCTTCTCCTCCTgcggcaaacacacacacacacacacacacagacacacacacacacacacacacacacacacacacacacacaca belongs to Megalops cyprinoides isolate fMegCyp1 chromosome 5, fMegCyp1.pri, whole genome shotgun sequence and includes:
- the cast gene encoding calpastatin isoform X18, encoding MPNKKKKHNRHGKSKGKAAGPGAAPAGSQKGDASTASATAAPGATSQPKQTTPTPSAQVSTMKPAEFEIQVEVGSSDVTKASKEKKVPPGKRDDKPKEIPTKPLSTDEALESLSAGFTSSAAPIAKKEEAVVEDVAAIDALSAGFSNFAPPPAPTQKKAEDKAPAAVQSTHLPKSPAPPADKKAKVEKVADDFSLMGAMGSPTKVEEGAEMSLDALSALGDTLGAPEPKPESPKLRPEDIVAEEKLKKEKGVRVGEREDSIPPEYRFKEDKLKDLPPPKKEPSMDAGEALDILSGDFGFPAAAPVVQAPITTPSAPPKQPKVDELMALETLGGDFVAPTKAAAVQAPVGPPTKPPPQKAPHTSPPAPVAPAPAVKTDEGAEMSLDALSALGDTLGAPEPIPEPPKLRPEDIVTEEKLKKEKGVRVGEREDSIPPEYRFKEDKLKDLPPPKKEPSMDAGEALDILSGDFGSPAAAPVVQAPVTIPSAPPTESCSDFALDALVGDLVASAAAPSVQSAATPPVQAERQLSVGTTDALDALSDTLMDTTPVPEPAPVQVKDIVKEKKIVEEKVKKTGERDDTLPPEFQPSEKDIQEMEKAKAKAKADVRPKKKSIDEAAALELLSDDFSAPAPPAAPAASPPKASAAVAGPPTQSAAASAESPKAPGPVLDALSSTLLPSAMESQPKVQSPVSEKPKPKSGKSKSRSKKQAVEDTSAIDNLSGQLGSDVVPTSPTKKSSKS
- the cast gene encoding calpastatin isoform X19, with translation MPNKKKKHNRHGKSKGKAAGPGAAPAGSQKGDASTASATAAPGATSQPKQTTPTPSAQVSTMKPAEFEEKKVPPGKRDDKPKEIPTKPLSTDEALESLSAGFTSSAAPIAKKEEAVVEDVAAIDALSAGFSNFAPPPAPTQKKAEDKAPAAVQSTHLPKSPAPPADKKAKVEKVADDFSLMGAMGSPTKVEEGAEMSLDALSALGDTLGAPEPKPESPKLRPEDIVAEEKLKKEKGVRVGEREDSIPPEYRFKEDKLKDLPPPKKEPSMDAGEALDILSGDFGFPAAAPVVQAPITTPSAPPKQPKVDELMALETLGGDFVAPTKAAAVQAPVGPPTKPPPQKAPHTSPPAPVAPAPAVKTDEGAEMSLDALSALGDTLGAPEPIPEPPKLRPEDIVTEEKLKKEKGVRVGEREDSIPPEYRFKEDKLKDLPPPKKEPSMDAGEALDILSGDFGSPAAAPVVQAPVTIPSAPPTESCSDFALDALVGDLVASAAAPSVQSAATPPVQAERQLSVGTTDALDALSDTLMDTTPVPEPAPVQVKDIVKEKKIVEEKVKKTGERDDTLPPEFQPSEKDIQEMEKAKAKAKADVRPKKKSIDEAAALELLSDDFSAPAPPAAPAASPPKASAAVAGPPTQSAAASAESPKAPGPVLDALSSTLLPSAMESQPKVQSPVSEKPKPKSGKSKSRSKKQAVEDTSAIDNLSGQLGSDVVPTSPTKKSSKS
- the cast gene encoding calpastatin isoform X17; this encodes MPNKKKKHNRHGKSKGKAAGPGAAPAGSQKGDASTASATAAPGATSQPKQTTPTPSAQVSTMKPAEFEKHDVDPFEALADSLPSSDPLVPTAPVFTGPEVKEHDITSEKGVLCGERESTLPPGYRLEDMEKKVPPGKRDDKPKEIPTKPLSTDEALESLSAGFTSSAAPIAKKEEAVVEDVAAIDALSAGFSNFAPPPAPTQKKAEDKAPAAVQSTHLPKSPAPPADKKAKVEKVADDFSLMGAMGSPTKVEEGAEMSLDALSALGDTLGAPEPKPESPKLRPEDIVAEEKLKKEKGVRVGEREDSIPPEYRFKEDKLKDLPPPKKEPSMDAGEALDILSGDFGFPAAAPVVQAPITTPSAPPKQPKVDELMALETLGGDFVAPTKAAAVQAPVGPPTKPPPQKAPHTSPPAPVAPAPAVKTDEGAEMSLDALSALGDTLGAPEPIPEPPKLRPEDIVTEEKLKKEKGVRVGEREDSIPPEYRFKEDKLKDLPPPKKEPSMDAGEALDILSGDFGSPAAAPVVQAPVTIPSAPPTESCSDFALDALVGDLVASAAAPSVQSAATPPVQAERQLSVGTTDALDALSDTLMDTTPVPEPAPVQVKDIVKEKKIVEEKVKKTGERDDTLPPEFQPSEKDIQEMEKAKAKAKADVRPKKKSIDEAAALELLSDDFSAPAPPAAPAASPPKASAAVAGPPTQSAAASAESPKAPGPVLDALSSTLLPSAMESQPKVQSPVSEKPKPKSGKSKSRSKKQAVEDTSAIDNLSGQLGSDVVPTSPTKKSSKS
- the cast gene encoding calpastatin isoform X14, whose product is MPNKKKKHNRHGKSKGKAAGPGAAPAGSQKGDASTASATAAPGATSQPKQTTPTPSAQVSTMKPAEFEKAATPSTTAPASQPAATATAVSAAGAAATVSTAATVSAASTAATVSTPATVSTPATVSTPATVSTPATVSAASTAGAAAKQETPVVTVPKESPKIQVEVGSSDVTKASKEKKVPPGKRDDKPKEIPTKPLSTDEALESLSAGFTSSAAPIAKKEEAVVEDVAAIDALSAGFSNFAPPPAPTQKKAEDKAPAAVQSTHLPKSPAPPADKKAKVEKVADDFSLMGAMGSPTKVEEGAEMSLDALSALGDTLGAPEPKPESPKLRPEDIVAEEKLKKEKGVRVGEREDSIPPEYRFKEDKLKDLPPPKKEPSMDAGEALDILSGDFGFPAAAPVVQAPITTPSAPPKQPKVDELMALETLGGDFVAPTKAAAVQAPVGPPTKPPPQKAPHTSPPAPVAPAPAVKTDEGAEMSLDALSALGDTLGAPEPIPEPPKLRPEDIVTEEKLKKEKGVRVGEREDSIPPEYRFKEDKLKDLPPPKKEPSMDAGEALDILSGDFGSPAAAPVVQAPVTIPSAPPTESCSDFALDALVGDLVASAAAPSVQSAATPPVQAERQLSVGTTDALDALSDTLMDTTPVPEPAPVQVKDIVKEKKIVEEKVKKTGERDDTLPPEFQPSEKDIQEMEKAKAKAKADVRPKKKSIDEAAALELLSDDFSAPAPPAAPAASPPKASAAVAGPPTQSAAASAESPKAPGPVLDALSSTLLPSAMESQPKVQSPVSEKPKPKSGKSKSRSKKQAVEDTSAIDNLSGQLGSDVVPTSPTKKSSKS
- the cast gene encoding calpastatin isoform X16, with translation MPNKKKKHNRHGKSKGKAAGPGAAPAGSQKGDASTASATAAPGATSQPKQTTPTPSAQVSTMKPAEFEIQVEVGSSDVTKASKKHDVDPFEALADSLPSSDPLVPTAPVFTGPEVKEHDITSEKGVLCGERESTLPPGYRLEDMEKKVPPGKRDDKPKEIPTKPLSTDEALESLSAGFTSSAAPIAKKEEAVVEDVAAIDALSAGFSNFAPPPAPTQKKAEDKAPAAVQSTHLPKSPAPPADKKAKVEKVADDFSLMGAMGSPTKVEEGAEMSLDALSALGDTLGAPEPKPESPKLRPEDIVAEEKLKKEKGVRVGEREDSIPPEYRFKEDKLKDLPPPKKEPSMDAGEALDILSGDFGFPAAAPVVQAPITTPSAPPKQPKVDELMALETLGGDFVAPTKAAAVQAPVGPPTKPPPQKAPHTSPPAPVAPAPAVKTDEGAEMSLDALSALGDTLGAPEPIPEPPKLRPEDIVTEEKLKKEKGVRVGEREDSIPPEYRFKEDKLKDLPPPKKEPSMDAGEALDILSGDFGSPAAAPVVQAPVTIPSAPPTESCSDFALDALVGDLVASAAAPSVQSAATPPVQAERQLSVGTTDALDALSDTLMDTTPVPEPAPVQVKDIVKEKKIVEEKVKKTGERDDTLPPEFQPSEKDIQEMEKAKAKAKADVRPKKKSIDEAAALELLSDDFSAPAPPAAPAASPPKASAAVAGPPTQSAAASAESPKAPGPVLDALSSTLLPSAMESQPKVQSPVSEKPKPKSGKSKSRSKKQAVEDTSAIDNLSGQLGSDVVPTSPTKKSSKS
- the cast gene encoding calpastatin isoform X15, with the translated sequence MPNKKKKHNRHGKSKGKAAGPGAAPAGSQKGDASTASATAAPGATSQPKQTTPTPSAQVSTMKPAEFEKAATPSTTAPASQPAATATAVSAAGAAATVSTAATVSAASTAATVSTPATVSTPATVSTPATVSTPATVSAASTAGAAAKQETPVVTVPKESPKEKKVPPGKRDDKPKEIPTKPLSTDEALESLSAGFTSSAAPIAKKEEAVVEDVAAIDALSAGFSNFAPPPAPTQKKAEDKAPAAVQSTHLPKSPAPPADKKAKVEKVADDFSLMGAMGSPTKVEEGAEMSLDALSALGDTLGAPEPKPESPKLRPEDIVAEEKLKKEKGVRVGEREDSIPPEYRFKEDKLKDLPPPKKEPSMDAGEALDILSGDFGFPAAAPVVQAPITTPSAPPKQPKVDELMALETLGGDFVAPTKAAAVQAPVGPPTKPPPQKAPHTSPPAPVAPAPAVKTDEGAEMSLDALSALGDTLGAPEPIPEPPKLRPEDIVTEEKLKKEKGVRVGEREDSIPPEYRFKEDKLKDLPPPKKEPSMDAGEALDILSGDFGSPAAAPVVQAPVTIPSAPPTESCSDFALDALVGDLVASAAAPSVQSAATPPVQAERQLSVGTTDALDALSDTLMDTTPVPEPAPVQVKDIVKEKKIVEEKVKKTGERDDTLPPEFQPSEKDIQEMEKAKAKAKADVRPKKKSIDEAAALELLSDDFSAPAPPAAPAASPPKASAAVAGPPTQSAAASAESPKAPGPVLDALSSTLLPSAMESQPKVQSPVSEKPKPKSGKSKSRSKKQAVEDTSAIDNLSGQLGSDVVPTSPTKKSSKS